The Danio aesculapii chromosome 11, fDanAes4.1, whole genome shotgun sequence region gtctgtctgtctgtctgtctgtctgtcagtctgtatatctatctatctatctatctatctatctatctatctatctatctgtctgtctgtctgtctgtctgtctgtcagtctgtatatctatctatctatctatctatctatctatctatctatctgtctgtctgtctgtctgtctatctatctatctatctatctatctatctatctatctatctatctatctatctgtctgtctgtctgtctatctatcagtctgcctatctatctatctatctatctatctatctatctatctatctatctatctatctatctatctatctatctatctatctatctatctatctgtctgtctgtctgtctatctgtctctgtctgtctgtctgtctgtctgtctgtcagtctgtatatctatctatctatctatctatctatctatctatctatctatctatctatctatctatctatctatctatctatctatctatctatctatctgtctgtctgtctgtttgtctgtctgtctgtctgtctgtctgtctgtatatctatctgtctgtctatccatctgtctgtctatttgtctgtatccgtctgtctgtctgtctgtctgtctgtctgtctgtctgtctgtctgtctgtctgtctgtctgtctgtctgtctgtctatctatctatctatctatctatctatctatctatctatctatctatctatctatctatctatctatctatctatctgtctgtctgtctatcagtctgcctatctatctatctatctatctatctatctatctatctatctatctatctatctatctatctgtctgtctgtctgtctgtctgtctgtctgtctgtctgtctgtctgtaaacagatatatttattacaattatattttatttcctgaacatatttagaaattgaaagacaatacaattaaattcaagcaaaatattgtattttttaaaataaatacaacctaaaatatttcaacaaaatgtttcagtttttttttttttttcgcttgatttttcctcttttttaaatttgtatttaatatttttctatagcatataattttggctgtactagtttttggaccgttatcgtaagttattttgttagataagctccagatttgagttcagtactgactaatctaatgtatatgcacagatataatattgtagagcttcctattaaaaatatgaatttaaaagaaagatttgtgaggggtttacttaaatatgctgagcactgtatataactatttaatatttaaaccaTAATGAGCTCTGTCAAACTCTCCAAACTTGGATTATCTCTGTAGAATTAAGCATAAATTGCCTGCATTGTCATTTAAGTGATTTGATATTCATTTCTAATTGGTCTACATTTTTGCTTTGCATTTAAACAATTCTAATTGGTAATTTCTTAGCAAAACAATGGCTCCGCAGGGGCCGCGCTTGTGTCCTCGGCGCTCTCCAAGAAGCCAAGACAAATAAAcaagcaagtcatttattaaaagcAGCCAAGCAGCCAAAAGAGATCAATTCAGCGCTGAATGAGACAATTATTACATGCTGCTCCCAGCAAATTGCCAAGCGGCCATTGTGCTTTTGTGAAGTCGAGCATCTTTCTCCATGCATGTCAACAGAAAGAATGGGAATATTCAGCAGGATTAGTTTTAAACAGCATTATAggctttattattttaaactcgTGCGctagaaaaataaagtaaataagatTAGCCACTAGTTGACTGCTTCCTCATAATGGCGGAGATGTGGAAGAAGGAAATAAGGAGAGGATAAATCCTGGGAACGGGGCCTAATTTTCTACCTGGTGAGTAAAAAGAATGGCACGTCAGCCGTGTTTTGTCCTTTTCAATAGCAGGTTTAAGGGATTCAGTGTCTCCAGAAGATAACAGGTTGCTTTTTCAGGTTGAAACGCCTTATTTGGACCCCGAATTACCTGCAGTCCAGGGGCCCCATGCGGAGGACCAGGCGATTCACATGTAAAACACTGGCTTTAATTAGTGACGTTTTGGGGGAGTGTGGTGATATAAATAAGACTCAGCACAAGCTTTCAGATCACAACAGTTGAGAGCAAAAAAGAGGACTTGAATTTAGCAACCAATGGCTTCTCTTACAAACAGCCCGTCTGTGTTTACCATCGACAGCATCCTGGGACTGGACCGACCGGAGCAGAGAACATGTCCTTACAGGCCCTGGACAGGTAAAACAACACCCTTTATGCACTAATATACCTTTTTGGACACATTTATTGCTTGATAAGAGGCTTAATGTAACCTATTTTCAATGTAAAGGCGACCGCGGCAATTTTCATACCTGTACGTGAGCTACTTCCGGTTTCacgcttttgtttatttattttatgtgtccTTTATGCAGCTCGATGTGGTATTTGGTTTTAAATAAGAATCATAATCATAAACATTAACATGCTGACGAGACAGATTTATGATTTACTAGACTTACTCTGTCAAATGTTTGTCTCTTATTTACCATAGAACGACATCAGAATGCAAATATCTTTGACGATTCAAATTAAGATCAACAAATATTTCATCTCAGGCTTTAAAATATACCTCTAATAGTAAGGAAAAAAACGTAATTTAATGCTATTTAGCCTATTTCAACTAATTAgactattatattttaaataaagaaggcgaactgatatttttttttaaaataaatgctatatTTTGAACATATTATggaaagtattaataataaatgcaacTTTTAACCATTtgaataattctaataattgaataatttggTTCACTGAACCGATTCTCTGTAGCGACTTGTTCGAACAAATTGCtattaacatatttttattctttacttaAGACGTGAAGCCAGCCTGCTAATATACTGTTAATATACTGTTAATAGTATATTTAATAAACGTAATTATATGTTATTTAGCCTATTTTGactatttttgtgcattttaaataaaaaaaatcgagCACAATACCATGTTATCTATTATtgcaatattataaataattgtatattatttttcACTTTAATGCTATATTTtaacattgtaaatattatttgaaatattaataataaacgcAACTTTTGACAGATTGACGTCCGGAATAATTATGAGTGATGATTAAGTTTACTGAACCGATTCTGTTTAGCGACTCGTTCGAACAAATCAATACCCTCGAGCTGATTTACCATCATAATATCTAACATTGCTTGTTGCTTATTTCAGACGTGAAGCCAGCCTGTCAGAATCGTCGAGTAGTGACAGAAAATGATGCTCCAGTGGATGTGAGAGTAAATGAAGATGGTAAATCTTTCAGTAAATCACCAACTGACTCGTACAGGAGAACACTGAACTGGTACATCGGGCGCAGGCCGAGAACAGCCTTTTCCAGTGTTCAGGTAAAATACCCTGTTAAATTAACGTGATTTATGTGTAGTTATTGGCTAACAGGTAATGCTCTTTTAAAGTTAAAGCATAGTGAAGTTATTCATTAGTCAGTTTGTCAAATACGCAACACTGAAATAGGCTAAAAGCTAATGCCATGGATGCTAATTGTTATTTTGGTGGatataacattaaatataaacCCATATggtaaattatatgtatatatttaaataagttgcgaaatatattgtaaaatatacaaaaatgggcaaaaaaagcttttaacaaatatgtgtttttgcTCATTTTTTATATGTAGCTACATAaactgctcaaaaaaaaaaaaaataaaggtaacaACTATAGTTAGGTTGTGTAGTTTAAGTGTTCcctgtatttttagttttttgagctgtatattttttgcaactacattttttgacaatttttggaaatatatttttaaaaatttatttcaaaatcctttaaaattttatttgccCTCCATATATTTCAATACAAGAAGATAAATTCACtttttaatacatatataatacatatttaatagaCAATGCATATATCACACCAGTCAAGCAAGGAACAAActtattgcatatatatatatacacaataaatcATCAAAATTGTATTTGAATAAAGTGTCATCGACATTACAAaggaataaacatgaattaattcttGCTTGgctctgttttatttattgcatatgtatatgttttatatattttttcaaataatggATACTTTAATATCATACATACACATTCTACCTGAAGGCAGGAACTGTATTTTCTtcaccttaaaatatattttgaactaTGTTTTGgatgaaattaaatgtattttcaattTTAAAGAATACATTTAAGTGAACATCACAGATACAACCTATATGtgacatgtatttcaaatatattttggccaggagaaaaatatatttttacagtatggaGATGCTTAAGAGAAAATGTGTTTTCAAATGTACCCTTActaatcatgatttttttttgtcttttgcatcCAGATCAAGATATTAGAGAGTGTTTTTCAGGTGAACTCATACCCAGGCATTGATATACGTGAAGAACTTGCGAAGAAGCTTCATTTAGATGAGGACAGAATTCAGGTAAACACTGATTTATAATCTTAATTATTGCATCTTTTGCTCTAAATCtatcattttttttctgatatattattattatcattattatattttaaatcctATATTAATGtgtaaaatcaaagtaaaataatgtaaaaagtcAAGTTTTGCACAAAAGTCTTCTATTTTGCACACACGTTTATGTTTTTGGCAGTACTGCTGTAGCTATATCcaacagatttttcttttatggaaagattattaaaaatatacgATAATATGATGTTCCTTTAAGATATTTACTAAATGTcccactgtaaatatatcaaaacgtaATTTTTCATAGGTAATGTTAATTGCTAAGAACTCAATTTGTTCAACTTTAAAGGTGGTTTTCATAATATTTAGATGTTTAGATTCCAGATAGTTGTATCTTGACAAAATATTGAtccaacaaaccatacatcagtggaaagcttatttattcaagcGTTCAGATGATGTAAAAATCTCCCATTCATAACATTTGTGACTGGTTTTGGGATCATATTTTGATTTGAGAACTTTCTAAATCTGAAGATTTTCGCTGATGAAATGTGTCTGATGGGTTGGGATAAGTCTATTGTGGATGATTGACTGATGTGTTTATATCTTTCCTTTAGATTTGGTTCCAGAACAGAAGAGCGAAGCTGAAGCGTTCGCACAGAGAGTCTCAGTTCCTCATGGTGAAAAACGTCCTCAGCGATTTACAAACCGGCAGAGAAAAACACTGAGAGTAGATCTACATttctttattatcatcatcatcattattcctCTGTTacgaaattgtaatttatttaatgtcttcattagttatgtaattaataattatgtcTTAAGTAAATGCTAAAAAttcttaatgttatttttttattgtgtgtgtgtgtgtgtgtgttaggtcaGAAAAATCGAAATAAATAATTCAGCTTATTCTAACATTTAAAGTGAAATCTTTAAACGTTCTCTGGGTCTGAATGGAGTaaaacagtggtgtagtccttactatacgcacatatactcagtatgcttactttttccacgagctgtttgagtattaccacttctgaggatcaataattgcatataccctcagtatcaggggtgtagtggacattttaaaagtgggggggacagctgtatgaaatccaaaggtttactttcttaatcacctgtttctaaatggtatgtctaaaagtgcgggggacgtatcccccccgtcccccccggttgctacacccctgcTCAGTAtgctcacttatttttctgattaaactttcctaattttagtatattattttaaattcttacttaaaaatatatttgtgtgtaaatgtatatagatttttctttgtttaccccaaaatgatctattcctgatccgccctaaaatgaaaatcctaaaatcgcccctgttcaacagtatttcacatttgtcctaatcgtgcctaccgctacagggaactatatatatatatatatatatatataaaaaacactaaaaacaatgaggcaaagactactcataaatcacGTAACAATATGCTATTTAAAACGATAAATACTAGgatataatagcgacaacagcagacagactcctaatagtttggtttaaaacaagcatgcacgaatgtgacaatcaaaaataatggctgattgatgtttaaaggaacctattaaatgtaaagtaataagccagtaaagaaagtaagtaaaaaagctgtctttccatgtatgcacagaccctattgagttaacttaaataaaagtgaactaAATTGTTGTAGCTATCTTGATTGAgtcttttttcagtattaaaatgattatataagctgcatactgtatacatacagccagTTGCCAAAGCTAGCTTATATAATATAtggctaatgaatcaaagaaatatTGACTTTCGTTGATtttttgcctactttcatttaaaatttgggtgtggtgtaatagtacaccaccttttttttttaggactacaccactggagtAAAGTTAACATTATTTTCTGCCAGCTGTTAAGCAAACACATCACCCCCCACCTACAAATTAATTAGTGCTTTGTAACGAGTGCTCAGTAAGCCTATTAGGTATTGATTGGGTCACAAAGGGGCTTCACTGAAGGGGGCTTACATACAGAACAGCATTTGCATTTGAGTCACTTACTGGATTCCAGCAACacatccagtactgggaaacactcattcacactcccacatttacactcacactcattcactatggccaatttagttcatcaattcccctatagcgcatgtgtttagaatgtgggggaaaccggagcacccggaggaaacccacgccaacacaggcagaacatgcaaactccacacagaaatgccaactgatctagtcgggactcaaaccagcgaccttcttcctgtgagccaacagtgctaaccactgagccaccatgctgctcctgttttttttttttgcatgttgttttaCTAATATACTATGATTTTGCTATATACATATGCTCATAACTACAATTATGTTATGAgcatatgcaaacacatgaacaaatttTGCATATCTGGAAGAATGTTTTTATATCacgttatataaaataatataatataatataatattggcAAATTTGCCAAAACACTTGGTGGCGCTGTTGTTCATTTGTGCTCTgaaatagtgatttttttttactctcaaatttatttaaagtttttttttttacaaatctgaaaatgtttcatataaaattttataaaataatttaatataatataaatatggcCAAATTTGCGAACACTTGGTGGcgcttttaatatattttttgtatgtttgttttttgttatgagcatatgcaaacacatgcacaagTTCTGCATATCTGGAAGatctttaatgcatatttaaaaaaatataagaatataataataataataataataataataatattatataattttcttGGTGGTGCTTTTCTGTTAATCTGTGTTCTGAAATATTTTTTGGttctcaattaaatttaaaatcttcttttaacaaaaacaaaatataaaactaagATATTTTTTgcgtgtttgttttttatatgttaTGAGCATATGCAAACACATGCACCAGATTTGCAGATCTGGAAGTTTTTTAATGCATGTGTGTAAAAATATAGTACATACTGATACTGGCAAAATGTTCTAACACTTGGTGGCGCTGTTGTGTTCAGTTGTGCTCTGAAATAGTGTTTTTTCtgcttaaatgtatttaaagtgttcttttaacaaatatatcacaaaatataaaaaccaacatatttttttgcatgtttttgtttCTAATATACTATAAAGTCATTTTTTTGGCAATTATATTGTTGTAAACGTATgcaaacacatgcaaaaaaaagtgcATATCTGGAAGAACGTTTTTTAATGCAATCTAATATAAAATCATTAAATTTGCATACACTTGGTGGCGCTGTTGTGTTTAACTTGCTCTGAAATAATGATTTTTCTTCTCAAATGCATTTACAATGTTCTAACAGATGAATTAGAAAATGTCAAAGGAAACCTATTTTATGCATGttctatttttaatttctaatataCTATAACAGTTTTTTTGCCAATTATATTAAGcatatgaatgtttttttatataatataattaatataatataatattgataaATTTTCAAACACTTGGTGGCGCTGTTGTGTTCATTTGTGCTCTgaaatagtgatttttttttctccttagaTGTATTTAAGGTGTtcttaaatcacaaaatataaaaacaaacatattttttgcatgtttttatttctaatatactataacataatttttttgccaaTTGTATTGTTGTGAACATATGGAAACACATGCAAAAAAGTGCATATCTGGaagaatgttttttaatgcaatctaatctaatctaatctaatctaatctaatattaataaaatataatactgcCAAATTTGCAAACACTTGGTGGCGCTGTTGTATTAATTTCTGCTCTGAAATAGTGATTTTTCTTCTCAAACGTTTTAAAATGATCTTTTaacgaataaatataaaaacaaatatatttattttctcttttacaaaacaaaaccattattttatttcttgtataaaaatgaaatatcagAGCGATCTTTAAAAAGTCTACAAATTTAATCTAGAAAGAGAGACATATTTATCATTTGTCCTGAATATCAATACTTAATTTTTCAGTGGCACATTACTTTTTAATACTGCGGTGAATCCTttaattttatgaatatttttacttttaacattTTGTTCAGTCCTTCAATAAACGAATGCATCATTAAGCACTTTAATAAAACAATGTAGAGTATTACAGTGACGTGCACAATGTAATtttcagcatttaaaaaataaaaataattaaaactgattTAATTTGTTCATGCAATTAACAGCTTTAATTATATATGAGCTATTTTGGTCTTTGTTGGTGTGGTTCTGTTTAATGCACACAAAAGCAtcttttcgtgtgtgtgtgtgtgtgtgtgtgtgtgtgtgtgtgtgtgtgtgtaacaagtGCACCTGAAAGATGATCTGGGTGTTTCTGTGGAGTCAGGGGCTCAGATGATTCCTCAGGCCTTCAGTTTTCTGTCTTTGATCTGAAACAGGAGATCTGGATGTGCATTATGACTGCTGGCGaactttctttctatctttctttctccCAGCATTTGAGACTTCGCCAGCAATGTCATCAGGATTGCATTGAAACCCATATTTTCCAGGTGAtgcatgtttaaaaaagaaaggaaaagcaAAATAGAGTTTTTTAAACATTCTCTTTATTGTTTTTTGCAAAGAGagagaacaaaacaaagacaCGCTTAAACCAGGGTTCCCGTGAGTcctggaatttctggaatatcatggaatttaaAAGGAGTatttcagacattggattttcattaactcattcattttccttcggcttagtctgtatttcataggtcgccacagcagaatgaaccggcaagtatttcagcatatgttttatgcagcggatgcctttccagtcgcaacccagtaccgggaaacacccatacacactcacatttacacacactcatacactacggccaatttagttattcgattcccctatagcgcatgtggttggactgtggggaaaccagagcacccggaggaagcccacgccaacacggggaaccagcgaccttcttgctgtgaggcaacagttctaaccactgagctaccgtgccaccCCACACaggattttatatataattattttaagtcATGGATTTTTGTTTGTCAATTGAAGTTTTACTTTAACAAAATTAATTGTTAtaccattaaatatatatatatatatatatatatagatctaagataaaatatacacacatgcatatataaatatatctacagtatatattagtgctgggcaaatatttgtgattaattgcatccaaactaaattatatgtgtattatttatttattatgcatatgtacacacacatttataaatgtattttttttacatagacgtttacattattatttaataatgtaaaaataagtattttatttcggcttagtcccttatttatcatgggtcaccacagcgaaatgaaccgacaacttatccagcgtttgttttatgcagcggatgcccttccagctgcaacccagtactgggaaacacccatactccacactcattgattcattcaaacacacacacacacacactcatacactatggctaatttagctaTTATATTCTTCAATTCCcctacagtgcatgtgtttggactgtggggaaactggagcaccaagaggaaacccacaccaacacggggagaacatgcaaactccacacagaaatgccaacagacccagcccgcactcgaaccagcgaccttcttgctgtgaggcgtgcatccaaaatggtaaaaagccttggagtaacgattgatgaccaactaaacttctctgaccacatttctagaactgctcgatcttgcagattcgcactccataacatcagaaaggtccgacccttcctatctgaacatacagctcaacttattgttcaagctcttgttctctccaaactggactattgcaactctctactagccgggcttccagctaactctatcaaacctcttcagctgcttcagaacgcagcagcacgagtggtctttgatgaacccaaaagagcacatgtcactccgctactcacccgtttgcactggctaccagttgctgcccgcatcaaattcaaagctctgatgtttgcttacaaagcgacctctggctttgctccttcttatctgctcccacttctgcagatgtatgtgccctccagaaacttgcgttctgtgaatgaacgtcgtcttgttgttccatcccaaagagggaagaaatcactttcccgaactctcacattcaatctgcccagttggtggaatgaactccctaactacatcagaacagcagagtcacttgctgtcttcaagaaacgactaaaaacgcaactgtttagtctccactttccttcctaatctgtatctgcctctctggctataccactaactgtactctctcaaaaacaaaaaaaaaaacacattactaatgctttgcttcttagactttacacacctgaaacttgtctatagcacttgttcactgctgctcttatagttgtgtaaattgcttccttgtcctcattgtaaggcgctttggataaaagcgtctgctaaatgactaaatgtaaatgtaaatgtattatattattttgaattattattttatattattatttcttcaaatTCGACGGTGAATTTTTGAAGGCCATTATTTCGCAATCTTTCAGGAGGCAGAGTGTGCACTTCATTCTAAATGAACTGTTTTACACTCCGATAAATGCAAGCATGGACTCTAAATAGGGTCCTGGGTGGTCTTCTTCCTCatcagcgccatctgctgctctgGCAGTGATAATGAGGGTTTGGAATGattcataacattttataattaataataattataaaatttttaattataaaatataaataaataataatttttatataattattatattattattaataattaattataatttataattgtaatgagtaactatgcagcacataaaacataaatcagagaaaaatattaaactcatcgaaaatatctaaaagtggaagtaggaggaaAAAACAagactccagtaaagtacagatacagccttttagtgcttaagtacagtagtgaagtagttctactttgttactatacatctctgaacGTGATGCCCTGACAAAAACTTACATTAATAAAATCTCATTGcgggtaaataataataataaaaaatctttccAAGATAGATTGACAACAAGAGCCATTTTAGCATATATATTTTTGGTATTAGAGATTGAGAAGACCTCTTCAATACTGCAGTTTCACTGATTTATGAGCTGCTTTAGCACTAAAATGCTTTGTGAAATACTCTTACTTTTTCAAAAATTAGGGCAGACACTCAATATTTCAAAGACTTTCTTCCAAATCAGCTGGTTAGGAACTACTTTGCTGCTATTGCCGACAGCTAGCTCTCTAAATCGAGTGATTGACGTGACCCatggcgcaagccttgcgcgtagccgtgcgtTTATAGATttgcgcgctgtttgtgttgctctgcaataacacttctgtgaccctagctggcagtaggtgtttatgttcctctgtgtcgagtttcttctctggtgttttgttttttccgaacgctaccttaatgtacaagtagctcaaactcactcattttgaggtgggacccggcagacatgcaacaactttaatcataaggtaaacacaaaacaagagtttccatctggagctccatcatgggactcgacacttgtaaactcTCACTTCAACGGGTTCACATGgctctcggtcccacccacactTCTCAGTGCTACCAAGTCgactaatcacagagcttgcgctacgcattgtTGCGATTTATAGTTAAATTTTTTGGGAGGTGTGTGTCAGAGTTGCGAGACGCAGAAGTATACATCAACCTTAAGCAGGACTGGGCCCAGTCAGTACCCGAATGAGAGACCATATGGGAAAGCTACAGTGGGCTACAGCTGGAAGTGgtattagtgaggccagcagggtaaagtctagatcagatactgTTTAACAATAATTTATCTTTTTACagtcctgtgatggttgggtttagggttggggtgggggtagatgttaaaaatacaatttattgggtaatttaatagataacataaaaagtacttggtacaactactctttttacattactatgacagttgggtttagggttgggttgggggggtagacgttaataaaatacaataaatgggaaatttcataaataatgtaaataattctcgttaacttccggccgcatccaAATCTGACCTAGCAACAacaggccagcagggggtgctcagcctgcagtctgtgtgggtcctcatgccccagtatattgatggtgACTCTATGCtgattaaggctgatttatacttct contains the following coding sequences:
- the hesx1 gene encoding homeobox expressed in ES cells 1, whose protein sequence is MASLTNSPSVFTIDSILGLDRPEQRTCPYRPWTDVKPACQNRRVVTENDAPVDVRVNEDGKSFSKSPTDSYRRTLNWYIGRRPRTAFSSVQIKILESVFQVNSYPGIDIREELAKKLHLDEDRIQIWFQNRRAKLKRSHRESQFLMVKNVLSDLQTGREKH